A genomic segment from Synchiropus splendidus isolate RoL2022-P1 chromosome 18, RoL_Sspl_1.0, whole genome shotgun sequence encodes:
- the mmp23ba gene encoding matrix metalloproteinase-23 isoform X3 produces the protein MLKWDKFKLTYKLLSYPTNLINASDTRKGIAKAFSMWSDVSPFSFREVPADQEADIKIGFYPVNHTDCMQSYLHHCFDGITGELAHAFFPPTGEIHFDDDEYWILGNMRFSWKKGVWLTDLVHVATHEIGHALGLMHSMDPKAIMHLNATLTGRKRITQDEVWGLQRLYGCLDRLFICPAWARKGYCESKRGLMAKHCPSSCDFCYEFPFATVAPTPKPPRTKTKLVVEGKKLTFRCGKKIASKKGKVSWYKDGELLEFSHPNYITLKDDHITIVANAINEGTYTCVVKKKDKVLTNYSWRVRVRF, from the exons ATGCTCAAATGGGACAAATTCAAGCTGACATACAA GCTCCTTTCCTATCCGACAAACTTGATCAACGCCAGCGACACCCGGAAAGGTATTGCCAAAGCCTTCAGCATGTGGAGCGACGTCTCGCCGTTCAGCTTCAGAGAGGTGCCAGCAGACCAGGAGGCCGACATCAAGATCG GCTTCTATCCTGTCAACCACACCGACTGTATGCAGTCCTACCTGCACCACTGCTTCGACGGAATAACAGGAGAACTGGCTCACGCCTTTTTCCCACCCACAGGCGAGATCCACTTTGATGACGACGAGTACTGGATTCTAGGAAACATGCGCTTTAGCTGGAAGAAAG GCGTTTGGCTAACAGACCTGGTCCACGTAGCAACTCATGAAATCGGCCACGCCCTCGGCCTCATGCACTCCATGGACCCCAAAGCAATCATGCACCTGAACGCAACTCTGACAGGACGCAAGCGGATCACCCAAGATGAGGTGTGGGGTCTGCAACGTCTCTACG GATGTTTGGACCGTTTATTTATCTGTCCAGCTTGGGCCCGGAAAGGCTACTGCGAGAGCAAGCGAGGGCTGATGGCAAAGCACTGCCCCTCCAGCTGCGACTTTTGCTATG AATTCCCGTTTGCTACTGTGGCTCCCACTCCGAAGCCCCCCAGGACCAAAACCAAGCTTGTCGTGGAGGGAAAGAAGCTCACCTTTCGCTGTGGGAAGAAGATCGCCTCCAAGAAAGGCAAAGTGTC TTGGTACAAAGATGGCGAGCTGTTGGAGTTCTCTCACCCCAACTACATCACTCTGAAGGACGACCACATTACGATAGTTGCCAACGCCATCAACGAGGGTACTTACACCTGCGTGGTGAAGAAAAAAGACAAGGTTCTGACCAACTACTCGTGGAGGGTTCGTGTGCGCTTCTGA